The following coding sequences are from one Triticum aestivum cultivar Chinese Spring chromosome 5A, IWGSC CS RefSeq v2.1, whole genome shotgun sequence window:
- the LOC123108431 gene encoding zinc finger BED domain-containing protein RICESLEEPER 1-like has translation MCLLIHSNAIIFHPRYKMNYIEWAFGELYGVGSTRCRTEMKIVEKELATLYDKCVSQDKRAGNGESVSSSINIPSIPVQAGYESFLSSRSTRISKSELRNYLEDAVEPRNKALDLLGWWKVNAPRYPIMAKIARRFLTIPATSVSSESTFSTTGRILDDYRSSLKPVMVEALVCGASYIKGAHVDLNLVPRDENEEDDVETIKLPIVEEIND, from the exons ATGTGCTTGCTAATTCACTCCAATGCTATCATCTTTCATCCTAGGTACAAGATGAATTACATAGAGTGGGCCTTTGGAGAACTATATGGAGTAGGAAGTACGAGGTGTAGGACTGAGATGAAAATCGTGGAGAAAGAGTTGGCGACCTTGTATGACAAATGTGTTTCCCAAGATAAGCGAGCTGGAAATGGAGAAAGTGTATCTTCCTCTATAAACATTCCTAGTATCCCGGTTCAAGCTGGGTATGAGTCCTTCTTATCGTCCCGTTCAACAAGAATATCAAAGAGTGAGTTGAGGAACTACTTAGAGGATGCGGTTGAACCTCGCAACAAGGCTCTTGATCTTCTTGGTTGGTGGAAAGTCAATGCTCCTAGGTACCCAATTATGGCCAAGATAGCCAGGAGGTTCCTTACTATCCCGGCTACCTCCGTGTCTTCAGAATCTACCTTCAGCACGACCGGAAGGATTTTAG ATGACTACAGGAGTTCGTTAAAACCGGTTATGGTGGAGGCATTAGTTTGTGGTGCAAGTTATATAAAGGGTGCTCACGTTGACTTGAATCTGGTG CCGAGGGATGAGAATGAAGAGGATGATGTTGAAACCATCAAGTTACCCATCGTGGAGGAGATCAACGATTG A